GTAAAGAACTGCAAATGATCCCTGAGTAGGTGCTTTCCAGACATAAAAATACTCTAGGCTAGTCCTGGAGGACAATGGATTTTGTTACTGTGAGCTTATTGGTCATGCTCCTGTCTGGGGTGTGGCTTACTGTTATGCTGAAGCCCCATTGGTTGAGTGTGGCACTGGCAATACCTGCCTTGTGGCTCTACTAAGCCCTCAACCCTGCCACTGGTTTGCCCTGGTTCCTTGCTACATCCTTTGAGACCTGGGTTCATGACTCTGGAGTCTTATTTATTCCTGTCAGTCAGTGATGTAACCCTGGCTTGTTTGGAGCTGGGGTGCAGGGAGAACTTGACAGTGAGGCTAGGGGAGGTGGAGGTGTTTACATCAGGGGTGCCTGGCAGGGTTGCAATCGCTGTGGGGAACTTTGAGAGAGGGTTGAGTGATTCAGTGTGTAGTTGCATAAATGCTGTTAAGAAAGAAGATACTATGATATTAATAATACATTGATACCACTTTGTTTCGATTTTGCTACTCCCTGTGACAGAAAgagttgtagtgtcatgttacaCCCTCTGAGAAGTGCTATTTCCTAGTTTCCTCTGAGAACTGCTATTTCCTAGTTTCCTCTATCCTTTACCTAGGTTGTGCTATACACACTATGTGAGCACTGCAGAGGGGAAGCCCGGGGAAGCTCTCCATGTGGGATGGTTCAGAGACATCTAGAGAGGAGGTTGCAAGTTTTCTCCATTGTCCGGGGCCCAGAGCTCATAGTGACATGTCGGCAGGACTGCCCGACCTCTCGTCAGCATGACGACCATGACGTTCCCACTCTACAACGGATGCTCCACCTGTCACTCCTGAAGCCTGTTGAAATCACCGCCTCCTTGTACATTGCTCACGTGTCCCTCCGTCTCTGTGTACAGGTGAGCTGATGGACCCTTTCCACATCAGGGGCTCTTTAGTAAGGTCATATTAAGGGAGCGCCGTCAACATACCAATCAACACATCTATAATGGCTTATTCGTGAACATTAAAATGTATACCTGGATATTTCCGAGCCCACTAGCCACTTGTTATAACTCACTCTTTTTTACATTTCTGTCCACATCCCTGTATACGGGGAACGAGACGCATAGCCTCTAACCCAGTTGGACCTCCAAAAGAACAGAACCCACTCCCTGGATCACTCACATGGGGGAAACGGCTACCTCATCCACCGGTCCTCTCCGTTCGACTCTGGGGTTTATCGCTGTTTCCAGGAGGGGCAGCTGACAGGGGGTTAACTCCTGCAGATGGATGAGCAAAAGAGAACTGACAGGACCAAGCCCAAGTCCAGATGAGCCATACCTTCCTCAGAGCTAGTGGCcctttgcctggctacccagacgCTCAGGCCAAACGGCACGCTACTTCTACACAGATTTCTGGatcacagtgcattcggaaagtattcagaccccttgacttcttccaaatgttacgttacagccatattctaaaatggattaaattgttttttttccccttatgaatctacatacaataccccataatgacaaagcaaaaacaggtttttagaaatgtttccaaattgattaaaaatacaaaactgaaatattacatttacataagtattcagaccctttactcagtactttgttgaagcaccgttggcagtgattacagccttgagtcgtcTTGGGGCCCTTctacaaggcccttctcccccattgctgtttggccgggcagccagctctaagaagagtcttggtgggtccgaacttcttccatttaagaatgatggaggccactgtgttcttggggaccttcaatgctgcagacattttgtggtacctttccccagatctgtgcctcgacacaatcttgtctcggagctctaaggacaattccttcgaactcatggcttggtttttgttctgacatgcactgtcaactgtgggacctttatatagacaggtgtgtgcctttccaaatcatgtccaatcaatttaatttaccacaggtggactccattcaagttgtagaaacatctcaaggatgataaatagaaacaggatgcacctgagctcaatttcaagtctcatagcaatgggtctgaatacttatgttatgtATCTCTTTATTATTTGTAATAGTGAGCAAAACAaaaatacctgtttttgctttgtcattatggggtattgtgtgtagattaaataaataacaattctcagcaatcaattttagaataaggctgtaacttaacaaaatgtgggaaaagtcaaggggtctgaataccacTGTATGTACCTCCCTGACCCTTCACCAAATGCAAACACATTCAGGGCCGTCTGATTGGTTCAGAAACCTTGGTGCCTTGCAAATAAAAGTTGAATTACTTGTTAAAGGCTTTGGCAAGTATACGACGTGTAACAcaataatcaaataaaaacagtttTATTATTATAGTCAACATTTACAAAACAGTTACAAAACCATATGATCCTTCCCCATCTTTCATTTAACACTGATACTTGAACTACATGAAAAAGGTCAATATTCAGAAGCTTTAGTTTCACATTTTATATAATAACGTAACAGTCTTAGTAACACTTGCGGAGTGATAAGAAAAACTACACTTGAGGTCCCAATGGCTTGGCCCTACATTCAGTCAACAGTATGATTAAGTTTACAGAATGTTAAATCTCGGTTACCCAGAAGTAAAATTATTGTTAAGGTTTGTCACTtcctgtccacgagagattataCAATGTTTAACATCAATATTGTTTAAAGACAACTGCTACTAGGTAAAGAGAAAATCATTGTCTATGAGAGAAACATACTGCATGATTGGTACATGATTGTCTCATCCATCTCTATCGGCCCATGGCTCATGAGTGGTGGGATGCCATTGTTTGAATGGTCTGAGCCTGTATCCATGACGGGAACAATACTTGGCACGCCCACCTCTCTGGAAGGAGGCACTGCCAGCACCCCAAACTCCACCTCGAAGCTCCCCTTTGCCTCTCCATTCTCACGACGTATCAGCAGCTCATACTCCCCGAACCGGACCAGGGCCTTATTCGGCAGCTCTGCCCTCTCCAGGTACCCCAACTCTGACCCGTTGACCGTCACGTGTCCCTTCTGGCTCAGGTTCTGCACAGAGAACAGCATGTCAGGGCTGTTAGCGGTGTGGTAGGCCTGCAAGGCCAGCTGCTTGCGGGAGACCCGTGGGTCGGCCAGGGCAAAGGTGCATCCGTGGGCGTCCCGGCCCAGCCTCAGGGGGTCCTCGGCTGGGTGCTTGTGCCTGGCGTCCACGGGCAGCAGGCGGTAAAGAGCCTTAGAGGCCTGCTGGGGGTGGTAGAGCTGGATCTGGAGGTAGGTCATCAGCTCCTCTGTTTCCATGGTGTGAGGAAGCTCCATGATGTGTGTTATGATAGCTTTTGCAATTGAAAGGATGCTGACTTTCAGTTTCAATTGGTCTGAAAGAAAAACAGAGATAATTAAATGAACTATTTTTTGTTATTCTGGCACTAAACAAGTCTTATTACTAGAAATAGAATAACAGCTCAGACAGAGGGTACTGAAATTACAAACATTTCATTCTATTGCACAATTCCATAGGGAGAAATGTCAGGGTATTTCCATAAATCAGTAGAAAATCTCTTGTTTTGTTAACACTTTTTGTTCTCATTTTAAGGACGACTTGTCAGAATTGCATCATTCCACACACCCAGCCTCATTCAGCATTTCCTCTAAAACTTTCACTTGATGAAAGTAATTTCACTGTGCTATGAATGTAGCCTATTTTATATGGGTCGTTCCATGAAATGAGTGCCTTTTGCCTcagatattttaagtagaaattgtgcaccaatgttgaattttaaaagcctgttatattaaatgaagtgctctttactatagaccacatggaaaacACAATACATCAAAAACAAATGTATGAATAAAGATATGCTAAAGTGTCAatattcagcattttgacatgttcCACTGCATCCTCTACActattagaaaaaaaggtgctatatagaacctaaaaagggttatttggctgtacccacaggagaaccctttgtagacccctttttggttccaggtaaaacccatttggttccaggtagaacccatttGAGTTCCAAATAGACCCCTTTACacagagttctacatggaacccaaaatagttatacctggaaccaaaaaggcttcTTCCAGGAACCATAGAAGTTACACTACTCAAAATACACCTAATTGGTGGAACAACCCATACTCTGCCAGTTTAGGAAACAGTTTTTCACAACAGCCAGTCTACTATATTGTCAGAAGTGAAGAACATGTTCGATGCAACATTCGTGCACACATGTTTTTCTATAGCTCTAATAACATGACTAGACTTGTCGAAGATTTTACTGATATTGAAATGTCATGACATTCAATCAAACAACAAAACCATTCTGAATGTTCACTACCAAACTTGCTAGGCTATATCTTACCTGTAAAATTAGGTAGTTGTAGCAATTGTACACGCAGCGTCTGAAAAGATcaggctacatacagtaagtaTGCGTCTCCGACTGTTGACTTGCTTACTTGAAAGGGTACAACAACTATTGCCTGCCTACTGGCGCACCAACCTTTGTGCGAACTATACTGGGTGTCGGAGGATAGTAACAAAGATATGTTCTATCTATGATAGTAcaacagagtttctaaaccataCTGTACTGTGATAGTACTGCC
This Oncorhynchus clarkii lewisi isolate Uvic-CL-2024 chromosome 21, UVic_Ocla_1.0, whole genome shotgun sequence DNA region includes the following protein-coding sequences:
- the LOC139379429 gene encoding TRAF-interacting protein with FHA domain-containing protein A-like; its protein translation is MELPHTMETEELMTYLQIQLYHPQQASKALYRLLPVDARHKHPAEDPLRLGRDAHGCTFALADPRVSRKQLALQAYHTANSPDMLFSVQNLSQKGHVTVNGSELGYLERAELPNKALVRFGEYELLIRRENGEAKGSFEVEFGVLAVPPSREVGVPSIVPVMDTGSDHSNNGIPPLMSHGPIEMDETIMYQSCSMFLS